From Polaribacter butkevichii, a single genomic window includes:
- the rpmI gene encoding 50S ribosomal protein L35, producing MPKMKTKSSAKKRFKVTGTGKIKRKHAFKSHILTKKSKKRKLKLTHDGLVHKADESNIKQMLNLK from the coding sequence ATGCCTAAAATGAAAACAAAATCTAGCGCCAAAAAACGATTTAAAGTTACTGGTACTGGAAAAATCAAAAGAAAGCACGCGTTTAAAAGTCACATCTTAACAAAGAAGTCTAAAAAACGTAAATTAAAGTTAACTCATGATGGTTTAGTACATAAAGCAGATGAGTCTAACATTAAGCAAATGTTAAACTTAAAGTAA
- the thrS gene encoding threonine--tRNA ligase, producing MIKITLPDGTIKEFAKNSTPMDVAKSISEGFARNVISANFNDVTVETTTPLTTDGSLILYTFNDAGGKKAFWHSSAHVLAQAILSFYPKAKLTIGPAIENGFYYDIDLGDDVISDKDFSSIEKKFLEISRGKHEFSLRSVSKADALSLYKEENNAYKVELIENLTDGDITFCDHSDFTDLCRGGHIPNTGIIKAIKIMSVAGAYWRGDEKNNQLTRVYGISFPKQKMLTEYLELLEEAKKRDHRKLGKELELFTFSQKVGAGLPLWLPKGAALRGRLEDFLKRAQKKAGYEMVMTPHIGQKELYVTSGHYEKYGADSFQSIKTPKMDEEFLLKPMNCPHHCEVYNFKPYSYKDLPKRFAEFGTVYRYEQSGELHGLTRVRGFTQDDAHIFCTPEQLDQEFKDVIDLVLYVFGSLGFEDFTAQVSIRDKSNPDKYIGDTETWEIAENAIISAATDKGLDFVIEEGEAAFYGPKLDFMVKDAIGRSWQLGTIQVDYNLPKRFDLTYKGADNQLHRPVMIHRAPFGSMERFIAVLLEHTGGNFPLWLTPDQVILLPISDKYQKYSEKVLKSLENSEIRALVDNRSEKTGRKIRDAEVSKTPFMVIVGEKEEQDGTVSVRRHGEGDLGTFTIEEFISLIKAEESKTLKNF from the coding sequence ATGATTAAAATTACTTTACCTGACGGAACTATTAAGGAGTTTGCTAAAAATAGCACTCCGATGGATGTTGCAAAAAGCATTAGTGAAGGGTTTGCTAGAAATGTGATATCGGCAAATTTTAACGACGTAACTGTTGAGACCACTACCCCATTAACCACGGATGGTTCTTTAATTTTATATACGTTTAATGATGCTGGAGGAAAGAAAGCTTTCTGGCATTCATCTGCACACGTTTTAGCCCAGGCTATATTAAGTTTTTATCCGAAGGCAAAATTAACGATTGGACCTGCTATTGAAAATGGGTTTTATTATGATATTGATTTAGGAGATGATGTTATTTCTGATAAAGATTTTTCTAGTATAGAAAAGAAATTTTTAGAGATTTCGCGTGGTAAACATGAGTTTTCTTTACGATCTGTATCTAAAGCAGATGCTTTGTCTTTGTATAAAGAAGAAAATAATGCGTATAAAGTTGAGTTGATTGAAAACTTAACGGATGGGGATATTACTTTTTGTGATCATAGTGATTTTACGGATTTATGTAGAGGAGGACACATACCTAATACTGGGATTATAAAAGCTATTAAAATAATGAGTGTTGCTGGTGCTTATTGGCGTGGTGACGAAAAAAATAATCAGTTAACGCGTGTTTATGGAATTAGTTTTCCTAAACAAAAAATGCTTACTGAATACTTGGAATTATTGGAAGAGGCTAAAAAACGTGACCACAGAAAACTTGGTAAAGAGTTAGAGTTATTTACTTTTTCTCAGAAAGTAGGTGCAGGTTTACCTTTATGGTTACCTAAAGGAGCTGCGTTAAGAGGACGTTTAGAAGATTTCTTAAAAAGAGCACAGAAAAAAGCGGGTTACGAGATGGTAATGACGCCTCATATTGGTCAGAAAGAATTATATGTTACTTCTGGGCATTATGAAAAATATGGCGCAGACAGTTTTCAGTCTATAAAAACACCTAAAATGGATGAGGAGTTTTTATTGAAACCAATGAACTGCCCTCACCACTGTGAAGTTTACAATTTTAAACCTTATTCTTATAAAGATTTACCAAAACGTTTTGCGGAATTTGGTACCGTTTATAGGTATGAACAAAGTGGAGAACTGCATGGTTTAACACGAGTTAGAGGTTTTACGCAAGATGATGCGCATATTTTTTGTACACCAGAACAATTAGACCAAGAGTTTAAAGATGTTATAGATTTAGTTTTATATGTTTTTGGTTCTTTAGGTTTTGAAGATTTTACAGCACAGGTTTCTATTAGAGATAAAAGTAACCCAGATAAATATATTGGTGATACTGAAACATGGGAAATTGCTGAAAATGCAATTATAAGTGCTGCAACAGATAAAGGTTTAGATTTTGTGATTGAAGAAGGTGAAGCTGCCTTTTATGGTCCGAAATTAGACTTTATGGTAAAGGATGCCATTGGAAGAAGTTGGCAACTTGGAACGATACAAGTTGACTATAATTTGCCAAAACGTTTTGATTTGACCTATAAAGGAGCAGATAATCAATTGCACAGACCTGTTATGATACATAGAGCACCGTTTGGTTCTATGGAGCGATTTATTGCAGTATTGCTAGAGCACACGGGAGGAAACTTCCCTCTTTGGTTAACTCCAGATCAGGTTATCTTATTGCCAATCAGTGATAAATATCAGAAATATTCAGAAAAAGTTTTAAAATCGTTAGAAAATTCCGAAATTCGCGCCCTCGTAGACAACCGAAGTGAAAAAACTGGTCGTAAGATTAGAGATGCAGAAGTTAGCAAAACACCATTTATGGTTATTGTTGGTGAAAAAGAAGAACAAGACGGCACAGTTTCTGTAAGAAGACACGGTGAAGGGGATTTAGGAACATTTACAATTGAAGAATTTATTTCTTTAATTAAAGCAGAAGAAAGTAAAACATTGAAGAATTTTTAA
- a CDS encoding T9SS type A sorting domain-containing protein, translated as MKTTTQFILVALLLITNVVSAQIYKDTIIQIKERKLNYEYDIQWTKPRLAKEINIFIEDQYKPTLKSSAQIKSILDKIPLSENACKNGGFEDDYAGWTGIGLKHSIQTLPIENGLILNPGVAALPFTGPAHGQNHTSIQLSGLDPIISTASPSYPLQRTAPGTSGTKSLRLGNDAAGHSAEAVAKRFVVTAENAKYYFQYAIVMDKSHSGTNGDANGSEVFFAAEAVDMSGNTIDKIIDIGNPSNPFINAVNSGRTYYRDWRCAYLDLSSKIGQEVVVMFINSDCSAGGHKGYTYIDDVCKECKNTNEGYIDLDLKGKECIDEKNTYGGSFDVPKGAVNVNISLDIYQSNAIVATNNTPTITSNNYSFNIAAALFPNQTSGTCYDIVTKLTFDLVDLNGNLQTVTQYSSNPVLGVQDGQTPGINNDVCFCDNNDGAYCCDATNLVDNANFEAGNTGFSSDYSQTATTFPGEYNVTTTATAFGANIKDHSYCSDPTTYASNNKFLVVNGKTQQAGSSIVWEQTLTGLEKGKTYKVCANFKNMPQCTFDIKPQVTLEAASSNAMFTVNMATTDPCAWQTETINFTATGTTETVKIILNETGNGDGNDLAIDDIYVGEVEDPNLAITVEHDGLTKAITGSLNSNGTTDDKLHGNCTDYHWYVAEVSSYPSIVIDWSTFAHGNNTGSNLPPFAGTTSTNTWSLTTNYPGYTFNDNKLYIIGMYTPACGCYDSGFTYQLTFNSKTNQNAGLTDAQEQEIIDAILNGLTPNGQESTKNTNTLQKASVYPNPIIDNTIIRLENDTIESIKIINTNGATVFTEKYKSDEESVGLNFSKYTNGLYLITTQGTSGKTYTKKIIKQ; from the coding sequence ATGAAAACAACTACACAATTTATCCTTGTAGCACTATTACTAATAACCAATGTAGTAAGTGCACAAATTTACAAAGACACTATTATTCAAATAAAAGAACGTAAATTAAACTACGAATATGATATACAATGGACTAAACCAAGATTAGCTAAAGAAATTAATATTTTTATAGAAGATCAATACAAACCAACATTAAAATCTTCTGCACAAATAAAATCTATATTAGATAAAATTCCATTATCAGAAAATGCATGTAAAAATGGTGGTTTCGAAGATGATTATGCTGGATGGACAGGTATAGGATTAAAACATTCTATACAAACGTTACCTATAGAAAACGGATTAATTTTAAACCCAGGTGTAGCAGCTTTACCTTTTACAGGTCCTGCACATGGTCAAAATCATACATCCATTCAGCTTTCTGGTCTAGACCCTATAATATCAACAGCTAGTCCATCTTATCCGTTACAAAGAACTGCACCCGGTACATCAGGAACAAAATCTTTACGTCTAGGTAATGATGCTGCAGGTCACAGTGCAGAAGCTGTGGCAAAACGTTTTGTAGTTACAGCAGAAAATGCTAAATATTATTTTCAATATGCTATAGTAATGGATAAAAGTCATTCTGGAACCAATGGAGATGCCAACGGATCTGAAGTGTTTTTTGCCGCAGAAGCAGTAGATATGTCTGGTAATACTATAGATAAAATAATAGATATCGGTAACCCAAGTAACCCATTTATTAATGCCGTAAATTCTGGAAGAACTTATTATAGAGACTGGCGTTGTGCATATTTAGACTTATCTAGTAAAATAGGTCAAGAGGTTGTGGTAATGTTTATTAATTCAGATTGTTCTGCAGGTGGTCATAAAGGGTATACCTATATAGATGATGTATGTAAAGAATGTAAAAACACCAATGAAGGATATATCGATTTAGATTTAAAAGGAAAAGAATGTATCGATGAAAAAAACACTTATGGTGGTAGTTTTGATGTTCCTAAAGGTGCCGTTAATGTAAACATATCGCTAGATATTTATCAAAGCAACGCAATTGTTGCAACAAATAATACACCTACAATTACATCAAATAACTATTCTTTTAATATAGCAGCAGCATTGTTTCCAAACCAAACTTCTGGTACATGTTACGATATAGTAACTAAATTAACTTTTGATTTAGTAGATTTAAATGGAAATTTACAAACAGTAACACAATATTCTTCAAATCCAGTATTAGGAGTTCAAGATGGACAAACACCTGGAATAAATAATGATGTTTGTTTTTGTGATAATAATGATGGAGCTTATTGTTGTGATGCTACAAACTTAGTCGACAATGCAAATTTTGAAGCAGGAAACACAGGTTTTTCTAGCGATTATTCTCAAACAGCTACAACATTTCCAGGAGAATACAATGTAACAACAACAGCAACCGCTTTCGGAGCAAATATTAAAGATCACTCTTATTGCTCAGACCCAACAACCTATGCTAGCAATAATAAATTTTTGGTAGTAAACGGAAAAACACAACAAGCAGGTTCAAGCATCGTATGGGAACAAACATTAACAGGATTAGAAAAAGGTAAAACATATAAAGTATGTGCTAATTTTAAAAACATGCCTCAATGTACCTTTGATATAAAACCACAAGTAACCTTAGAAGCAGCAAGTTCTAACGCAATGTTTACCGTTAACATGGCAACTACAGACCCTTGCGCATGGCAAACAGAAACAATTAACTTTACTGCAACAGGTACAACAGAAACTGTAAAGATAATTTTAAATGAAACAGGTAATGGAGATGGAAATGATTTAGCTATAGATGATATTTATGTAGGCGAAGTAGAAGACCCAAATTTAGCAATTACAGTAGAACATGATGGTCTTACAAAAGCTATTACAGGTTCATTAAATTCAAACGGAACAACAGATGATAAATTACATGGTAACTGTACAGATTATCATTGGTATGTTGCAGAAGTATCTTCATATCCTTCTATAGTAATAGATTGGAGCACCTTTGCACATGGTAATAACACTGGTAGTAATTTGCCTCCTTTTGCAGGTACAACATCAACAAATACATGGAGTTTAACAACTAATTACCCTGGTTATACTTTTAATGATAATAAGTTATATATCATAGGAATGTATACACCTGCTTGTGGATGTTATGATAGCGGTTTTACATATCAATTAACCTTTAATAGTAAAACAAATCAAAATGCAGGATTAACAGACGCTCAAGAGCAAGAAATTATAGATGCTATATTAAATGGATTAACACCTAATGGTCAAGAATCAACTAAAAACACAAACACTCTACAAAAAGCAAGTGTATATCCCAATCCAATTATAGATAATACAATAATAAGACTAGAAAATGATACCATAGAAAGTATTAAGATAATAAATACAAATGGTGCTACAGTATTTACAGAAAAATATAAATCAGATGAAGAATCAGTAGGTTTAAACTTCTCAAAATACACAAACGGACTCTATTTAATAACAACACAAGGTACAAGCGGTAAAACATATACCAAAAAAATAATAAAACAATAA
- the glgA gene encoding glycogen synthase, translating to MKALFYTREFPPYVYGGAGVHVEYLATELAKLMHVDVRCFGDQSDTVNNPTVKGFPYENPIFENSDDKLKAVFQTLSTGLHMNADPIDADVVHCHTWYSHFAGIVAKLCYGIPLVITTHSLEPLRPWKREQLGRGYDASSWIEKTAIEMADALIAVSEETKQDVLKHFNVDESKIKVIYNGINLQQYITTPETTTLDEYGVDKNKPYVLFVGRITRQKGIIHLVNAIKYIDPDTQIVLCAGAPDTPEIGKEMKDAVNEVKKTRKNVIWIDKMVTKEEIIQLYSHADVFCCPSIYEPFGIINIEAMACNTAVVASAVGGIKEVVVHNETGLLIPVEQQNSAPFEPINPDKFAKDLAEGVNKVINNPKLRESMALKGRKRVEEHFDWISIAKQVEALYKSLKKESDDK from the coding sequence ATGAAAGCCCTTTTTTATACTAGAGAATTTCCTCCTTACGTATATGGTGGAGCTGGTGTTCACGTAGAATATCTTGCAACAGAATTAGCAAAACTTATGCATGTTGATGTAAGATGTTTTGGAGACCAAAGTGACACCGTTAACAATCCTACTGTAAAAGGTTTTCCTTACGAAAATCCTATTTTTGAGAATTCTGATGATAAGCTTAAAGCTGTTTTTCAGACTTTAAGTACAGGTCTGCACATGAATGCAGACCCTATAGATGCAGATGTTGTGCATTGCCATACTTGGTATTCTCACTTTGCAGGAATCGTTGCCAAACTTTGCTATGGCATACCATTAGTAATTACTACACACTCATTAGAACCTTTAAGACCCTGGAAAAGAGAACAACTTGGGCGTGGTTACGACGCATCTTCTTGGATAGAAAAAACAGCTATTGAAATGGCTGATGCTTTAATTGCTGTTTCTGAGGAAACCAAACAAGATGTTTTAAAACATTTTAACGTAGACGAAAGTAAAATTAAAGTAATCTATAACGGTATTAACTTACAACAATACATTACAACACCAGAAACAACCACACTAGATGAATACGGTGTTGATAAAAACAAACCTTACGTACTTTTTGTTGGAAGAATAACTAGACAAAAAGGAATTATTCATTTAGTAAATGCGATAAAATATATAGACCCAGATACTCAAATAGTATTGTGTGCTGGGGCGCCAGATACACCTGAAATAGGTAAAGAAATGAAAGACGCCGTTAACGAAGTTAAAAAAACTCGTAAAAACGTAATCTGGATTGATAAAATGGTTACTAAAGAAGAAATTATTCAATTATATTCTCATGCCGATGTATTTTGTTGCCCTTCCATTTACGAACCTTTTGGTATTATAAATATTGAAGCAATGGCATGTAACACTGCGGTTGTTGCAAGTGCTGTTGGTGGCATTAAAGAAGTTGTTGTACATAATGAAACGGGGTTACTTATACCTGTAGAACAACAAAATTCTGCACCATTTGAACCTATAAACCCAGATAAATTTGCTAAAGATTTAGCTGAAGGAGTAAATAAAGTAATTAATAATCCTAAATTAAGGGAATCTATGGCTCTGAAAGGAAGAAAGAGAGTTGAAGAACATTTCGATTGGATATCAATAGCAAAACAAGTAGAAGCATTATATAAATCACTAAAAAAAGAAAGCGATGATAAATAA
- the infC gene encoding translation initiation factor IF-3 — protein MKEDQHRINEKIKYVDEVRLVGENIEVGVYPLDKAKELAREQELDLVEISPKAKPPVCKIIDYKKFLYEQKKREKALKSKATKVTIKEIRFGPQTDEHDYEFKKKHAVKFLQEGAKLKAFVFFKGRSIIFKEQGQILLLKLAQELEEYGKVEQLPKLEGKRMIMFIAPKKLK, from the coding sequence ATCAAAGAAGATCAACATAGGATTAATGAGAAAATAAAATATGTTGACGAAGTTCGTCTTGTGGGCGAGAATATAGAAGTTGGTGTATATCCTTTAGATAAAGCTAAAGAATTGGCCAGAGAACAGGAGTTAGATTTGGTTGAGATATCACCAAAAGCTAAACCACCTGTTTGTAAAATTATTGATTACAAGAAATTCTTGTATGAGCAGAAAAAACGTGAGAAAGCCTTAAAATCTAAAGCAACAAAAGTAACGATTAAGGAAATACGTTTTGGACCTCAAACTGATGAGCATGATTATGAGTTTAAGAAAAAACATGCCGTTAAATTTTTACAAGAAGGAGCTAAGTTAAAAGCATTTGTATTCTTTAAAGGACGTTCTATTATTTTTAAAGAACAAGGCCAAATTTTATTATTAAAATTAGCCCAAGAATTAGAGGAATATGGTAAAGTAGAACAGTTACCAAAATTAGAAGGTAAACGTATGATTATGTTTATTGCCCCTAAAAAGTTAAAATAA
- a CDS encoding glucose-1-phosphate adenylyltransferase → MINNKVLGIILGGGQGSRLYPLTKDRSKPAVPIAGKYRLVDIPISNCINSDIKRMYVLTQFNSASLNAHIKNTYHFSFFSSAFVDVLAAEQTIHSDKWFQGTADAVRQSMLHFLENDFEYALILSGDQLYQMDFNHMIEKHEESGAEISIATYPVNAKDATQFGLLKTNDENIITSFIEKPAAELLPDWTSDVGDAMKAQGRNYLASMGIYIFNRDLLVELMKNPDTNDFGKEIIPQAIETHKTLSYQYEGYWTDIGNIDSFFEANLGLTDDVPQFNLYDEKGIYTRPRILPTSKIAGSILNKAVIGDGCIIHAEKIERSVIGIRSRIGKNSLISNTYMMGNDSYETLNEISENHIEIMMGIGERCYIHNCIIDKNCRIGDDVRINGGPHIPNIETDTYMVKEGIVVIKKDATIPKGTNIG, encoded by the coding sequence ATGATAAATAATAAAGTATTAGGAATTATTCTTGGTGGAGGACAAGGTTCAAGATTATATCCTTTAACAAAAGATAGATCTAAACCTGCTGTACCAATTGCAGGTAAATATAGATTGGTAGACATCCCTATTTCTAACTGTATCAATTCTGATATAAAAAGAATGTATGTATTAACCCAATTTAATTCTGCTTCTTTAAATGCTCATATTAAAAATACTTATCACTTTAGTTTTTTTAGCTCTGCTTTTGTAGACGTATTAGCCGCAGAACAAACAATTCATAGCGACAAATGGTTTCAAGGTACCGCTGATGCAGTAAGACAAAGTATGCTCCATTTTTTAGAAAATGATTTTGAATATGCCCTAATTCTTTCTGGTGATCAATTATATCAGATGGATTTTAACCATATGATTGAGAAACACGAAGAAAGTGGTGCAGAAATTTCTATTGCCACTTATCCTGTAAATGCTAAAGATGCTACACAATTTGGTTTATTAAAAACAAATGACGAAAATATAATTACATCATTTATAGAAAAACCAGCTGCTGAATTATTGCCAGATTGGACTTCTGATGTAGGTGATGCAATGAAAGCGCAAGGTAGAAATTACTTAGCCTCTATGGGTATTTATATATTTAATAGAGATCTATTAGTTGAATTGATGAAAAATCCAGATACCAATGATTTTGGTAAAGAAATTATTCCGCAAGCTATAGAAACACACAAAACATTAAGTTATCAATACGAAGGATATTGGACAGACATTGGAAATATTGATTCTTTCTTTGAAGCAAATTTAGGGTTAACAGACGATGTTCCTCAATTTAATTTATATGATGAAAAAGGAATATACACAAGACCAAGAATATTACCAACTTCTAAAATTGCAGGTTCTATTTTAAATAAAGCTGTAATTGGAGATGGATGTATTATTCATGCTGAAAAAATAGAAAGATCAGTAATTGGTATTCGTTCTAGAATTGGTAAAAACTCTCTAATATCTAACACCTATATGATGGGAAATGATTCTTATGAAACTTTAAATGAAATTTCTGAAAATCATATTGAAATTATGATGGGAATTGGAGAAAGATGTTACATACACAACTGTATTATAGATAAAAACTGTAGAATTGGTGATGATGTTAGAATTAACGGAGGTCCACATATACCAAATATAGAAACAGATACTTATATGGTTAAAGAAGGAATTGTAGTTATTAAAAAAGATGCTACTATACCAAAAGGAACCAACATCGGATAA
- the rplT gene encoding 50S ribosomal protein L20, whose translation MPRSVNSVASRKRRKKILKAAKGYFGRRKNVYTVAKNAVEKGMLYAYRDRKNNKRNFRSLWIVRINAAARLHGMSYSQFMGKVKANQIELNRKVLADLAVNNPDAFKAVVEKIK comes from the coding sequence ATGCCAAGATCAGTAAATTCAGTAGCCTCAAGAAAAAGAAGAAAAAAAATCTTGAAGGCTGCAAAAGGTTACTTCGGACGTAGAAAAAACGTTTATACAGTAGCAAAAAATGCAGTTGAAAAAGGTATGCTTTATGCATACAGAGACCGTAAAAACAATAAGAGAAACTTCCGTTCTTTATGGATTGTGCGTATTAACGCTGCAGCTCGTTTACACGGAATGTCTTACTCTCAGTTTATGGGAAAAGTGAAAGCTAATCAAATCGAATTAAACCGTAAGGTTTTAGCAGATTTAGCTGTAAACAACCCAGACGCTTTTAAGGCAGTTGTAGAAAAAATTAAATAA
- a CDS encoding polysaccharide lyase 6 family protein, producing MKNIVFILIIIFTLRTVNFSAQEQIVSNITEYNNTIKSAKAGDIIVLKKGVWQDVELNAFGKGEEGKPILIKAEVPGEVIITGNSTLNIYGEYVIVTGLWFKDGHSSYKSVVQFKKDSKTFANNCRLTNCTISYVTVDDGIKDHWVDLWGKNNRVDHNNFTGKTSPGTTLVVWLKGQEHTENNHRIDNNIFGPREELGTNGGETIRIGTSTNSKKSSKTLVERNVFANCDGEIEIISNKSGDNIYRDNLFVGSKGALTLRHGDNALVERNVFLGNGVSKTGGVRIINSNHIIRNNLFVGLEGDGFRGPIVVMNGVPNSPLNRYEQVKNVDIQNNTIINSGPISFGEGKDSEKTLAPINTNFSNNLIYNTKTGNNILFVDDVSGINFKNNYIDVPTKQNLEGFIATKIDWKELGAFLIPTANNQNLLVTSKNDKSFNKDITNAVRTVFTAGAFNLDSKKLPKALKLRAGTTWTPTIVAPIVKPVEISVAPGIETLRKAIDKAAPGSILNLTSGEYILEKKIKVSKNITIVGDKNGETIIKAKKDLDKPIDYLIRVNEGVHLNLKNAILDGENSNLKYAIVSPDKQEAGLYNLFVEHVTFQNFTNKKGGSVFKAYNGTQADTLSFKNASFKNNYRGLNLSYDKDIMGKYNANTIIIDNSIFENIEEAAINYYRKTVSPEIPGGNLIVKNSIFSNVYNDEKGKIIRTDGIGSVEITNSVFENSFKVTTPISLKGSNNSISNCLIYNSGFVKLSGKAKKENILYKNPKWEDKALFIPSKKSLLLKKNNNIDTIGLIN from the coding sequence ATGAAAAACATTGTCTTTATACTTATCATTATTTTTACTTTAAGAACTGTTAATTTTTCTGCTCAAGAACAAATAGTGTCTAATATTACAGAATACAATAACACTATTAAATCAGCAAAAGCCGGAGATATAATTGTGTTAAAAAAAGGAGTTTGGCAAGATGTTGAATTAAATGCATTTGGAAAAGGTGAAGAAGGAAAACCAATTTTAATAAAAGCGGAAGTTCCTGGAGAAGTAATTATAACAGGTAATTCTACTTTAAACATTTATGGAGAATATGTAATTGTTACTGGTTTATGGTTTAAAGATGGGCATTCATCCTATAAATCGGTTGTACAGTTTAAAAAAGATTCAAAAACTTTTGCTAACAACTGCCGTTTAACAAATTGTACTATTTCTTATGTTACCGTTGATGATGGAATAAAAGATCATTGGGTAGACCTTTGGGGTAAGAATAATAGAGTTGATCATAATAACTTTACAGGAAAAACGAGTCCGGGTACAACTTTGGTTGTTTGGCTTAAAGGACAAGAACATACAGAAAATAATCATAGAATAGATAATAATATTTTTGGACCACGAGAAGAATTAGGTACAAATGGAGGTGAAACCATTAGAATTGGTACCAGTACCAACTCTAAAAAATCTTCGAAAACTTTAGTAGAAAGAAATGTTTTTGCCAATTGTGATGGAGAGATAGAAATTATTTCTAACAAGTCTGGAGACAATATTTATAGAGATAACTTATTTGTAGGTAGTAAAGGTGCTTTAACTCTTAGGCATGGTGATAATGCGTTAGTAGAAAGAAATGTGTTTTTAGGAAATGGTGTTTCTAAAACAGGGGGAGTTAGAATTATAAATTCTAATCATATCATTAGAAATAATTTATTTGTTGGTTTAGAAGGTGATGGTTTTAGAGGACCAATTGTAGTTATGAATGGTGTACCAAATTCGCCTTTAAATAGGTATGAACAAGTTAAAAATGTAGATATTCAGAATAATACAATTATAAATTCGGGGCCTATTTCTTTTGGAGAAGGTAAAGATTCCGAAAAAACGTTAGCTCCTATTAATACTAACTTTTCTAATAACTTAATTTATAATACCAAAACAGGGAATAACATTTTGTTTGTTGATGATGTTTCTGGCATTAACTTTAAGAACAATTATATAGATGTACCTACAAAACAAAATTTAGAAGGTTTTATCGCTACAAAAATAGATTGGAAGGAACTTGGGGCTTTTCTTATACCTACAGCAAATAACCAAAATTTACTAGTTACTTCTAAAAATGATAAAAGTTTTAATAAGGATATTACCAATGCTGTTCGTACAGTGTTTACTGCAGGTGCTTTTAATTTAGATTCTAAAAAACTACCCAAAGCTTTAAAGTTAAGAGCAGGTACAACTTGGACACCTACTATTGTTGCTCCAATTGTAAAACCTGTTGAAATTTCGGTGGCACCAGGTATAGAAACACTAAGAAAAGCAATTGATAAAGCAGCACCAGGATCTATATTAAATTTAACTTCTGGAGAGTATATTTTAGAAAAGAAAATTAAAGTTTCTAAAAATATTACAATTGTTGGAGACAAAAATGGAGAAACAATTATAAAAGCAAAAAAAGATTTAGATAAACCTATTGATTATCTTATTAGAGTTAACGAAGGAGTTCATTTAAATCTTAAAAATGCTATTTTAGATGGAGAAAATTCTAATTTAAAATATGCTATTGTTTCTCCGGATAAACAAGAAGCAGGGTTGTATAACTTGTTTGTAGAACATGTTACGTTTCAAAACTTTACAAACAAAAAAGGAGGAAGTGTCTTTAAGGCTTATAATGGTACTCAAGCAGATACTTTAAGTTTTAAAAACGCTAGTTTTAAAAATAATTATAGGGGTTTAAATTTATCTTATGATAAAGATATTATGGGTAAATACAATGCAAATACTATTATTATAGACAATTCTATTTTTGAAAATATTGAAGAAGCAGCTATAAATTATTACAGAAAAACGGTAAGCCCAGAAATACCAGGAGGAAATTTAATTGTAAAAAATTCTATTTTTAGTAATGTTTATAATGATGAAAAAGGTAAAATTATTAGAACAGACGGAATTGGAAGTGTAGAAATTACAAATTCTGTTTTTGAAAACAGTTTTAAAGTTACAACTCCTATTTCTTTAAAAGGATCAAATAATAGTATTTCTAATTGTTTAATTTATAACAGCGGTTTTGTAAAATTAAGCGGCAAAGCTAAAAAAGAAAATATACTTTATAAAAACCCAAAATGGGAAGATAAAGCTCTTTTTATCCCTAGTAAAAAATCTTTATTATTAAAGAAAAATAATAATATTGATACGATAGGTCTCATTAATTAA